Proteins encoded together in one Hymenobacter monticola window:
- a CDS encoding sugar phosphate isomerase/epimerase family protein: protein MSQSFSRRDFLSASALLTGGLLLPGWASALAPTKKKLTYKVAVVDLMILKRQKLGALQLTKDIGADGVEIDMGGLGQRETFDNQLAKPEIRQQFIDKAKELNLEICSLAMTGFYAQSFATRPTYQRMIQDCLDTMKQLNVKVAFLPLGTQGDLRKNPELRPAIVERLKVVGEMAKKAGVIVGIETALDAKGEVELLKEIGSKNIQIYFNFSNPLKEGRDLNEELRILGRRHICQMHATDEDGVWLQNNTRLDMNKVKQTLADIGWEGWLVIERSRDAADPRNVKKNFGANTAYLKSVFQS, encoded by the coding sequence ATGAGTCAGTCCTTTTCCCGCCGCGATTTCCTCTCCGCCAGCGCCTTGCTCACCGGCGGCCTGCTCCTGCCCGGTTGGGCCAGCGCCCTTGCGCCTACTAAAAAGAAGCTGACCTATAAAGTAGCGGTGGTTGACTTGATGATTCTGAAGCGGCAGAAGCTCGGCGCCCTTCAACTCACCAAAGACATTGGAGCCGATGGTGTGGAAATCGACATGGGCGGCCTGGGCCAGCGCGAAACCTTCGACAATCAGCTCGCCAAACCCGAAATCCGCCAGCAGTTTATCGATAAGGCCAAGGAGCTGAACCTGGAAATCTGTTCGCTGGCGATGACGGGCTTTTACGCCCAGTCTTTCGCCACGCGTCCCACCTACCAGCGCATGATTCAGGACTGCCTCGACACCATGAAGCAGTTGAACGTGAAGGTGGCCTTTCTGCCCCTCGGCACGCAAGGCGACTTGCGCAAGAATCCCGAGTTGCGCCCCGCCATCGTGGAGCGGCTGAAGGTGGTGGGCGAAATGGCCAAGAAAGCGGGCGTCATCGTCGGCATCGAAACCGCGCTGGATGCCAAAGGCGAAGTGGAATTGCTGAAGGAAATCGGCTCGAAAAACATCCAGATTTACTTCAACTTCTCGAACCCGCTAAAGGAGGGCCGCGACCTGAACGAGGAACTGCGCATCCTGGGCCGCAGGCACATCTGCCAGATGCACGCCACCGACGAGGACGGCGTGTGGCTGCAAAACAACACCCGCCTCGACATGAACAAGGTAAAGCAAACCCTGGCCGATATCGGCTGGGAAGGCTGGCTGGTGATTGAACGCTCCCGCGACGCCGCCGACCCGCGCAACGTGAAGAAGAATTTTGGGGCAAATACGGCCTATTTAAAGTCGGTTTTTCAGAGCTGA